From Miscanthus floridulus cultivar M001 chromosome 15, ASM1932011v1, whole genome shotgun sequence, the proteins below share one genomic window:
- the LOC136507669 gene encoding mitochondrial outer membrane protein porin 1-like yields the protein MAAIVVGGVTRGAFKSTLLPASFTLSSSLRANCIFGPIKTSASKPAVTASGTKKADLIFGEIQSQIKNKNITVDVKANSESNIITTVTVDEIATLGLTTILSFAVPDQRSGKVELQYLHDYAGVNAGIGLTANPVVNLSAAFGTKALAVGADVSLDTATGNLTKYNAGLRFTHEDLIASLTLFATLSGLKM from the exons ATGGCTGCAATTGTTGTGGGCGGCGTCACTCGAGGTGCCTTCAAGAGCACTTTACTCCCCGCCTCTTTTACCCTTTCG AGCTCACTTAGGGCAAATTGTATTTTCGGACCCATCAAAACGTCAGCTTCTAAACCG GCTGTCACTGCTTCTGGCACAAAGAAAGCTGACCTGATCTTTGGTGAGATCCAATCACAGATAAAGAACAAGAACATTACGGTAGATGTGAAAGCAAACTCAGAGTCAAAT ATCATTACTACAGTTACTGTTGATGAGATTGCAACTCTAGGACTGACAACCATCCTTAGCTTTGCTGTTCCTGATCAGAGGTCTGGAAAG GTTGAGCTTCAGTATTTGCATGATTATGCTGGAGTTAATGCAGGCATTGGTCTGACAGCCAATCCTGTAGTCAACCTCTCTGCTGCCTTTGGCACTAAGGCCCTTGCAGTTGGTGCAGATGTCTCACTTGATACTGCCACTGGGAACTTAACCAAATACAACGCTGGACTGAGGTTCACTCATGAAGACCTCATCGCATCCCTGACCCT GTTTGCAACCTTAAGTGGTCTAAAAATGTGA
- the LOC136506820 gene encoding UDP-glycosyltransferase 88B1-like: protein MEKKTVVLYPGVGVGHLAPMLELAKAFLHAGDQQVDVAIVVFEPPVYANGFAATVAPAKASNTSVALHVLPPPAPPSDDGESGDDAEPDDPLARMLRFLRATNAPLRDFLHALSASRRVQAIVLDMFCADALDVAAELGLPAYFFFPSGAAGLACFLGLPAMRASVGTSFAALGESAVLSFPGVPPLRVADLAQGLADDGEACKGIIGVAARMPEARGILINSFESLEPLAMRALRDGLCVPDRPTPPVYCVGPLVSPGGDTDHDCLRWLDAQPDRSVVFLCFGSLGTFPKKQLEEIAVGLERSGQRFLWVVRSPPGGPSADNVGALLPAGFQERTEDRGLLVKNWAPQVDVLRHRAAGAFVTHCGWNSTLEGVVAGLPLLCWPLYAEQKLNKVRIVEAMKLGVEMRRDDDDVVTAEEVEAKVRWVMEDSDGARALRKRAAAARDRAAEALAEGGPSRAAFLEFLKDLLASEGMVNV from the coding sequence ATGGAGAAGAAGACGGTGGTGCTGTAcccgggcgtcggcgtcggccaTCTCGCGCCGATGCTCGAGCTGGCCAAGGCGTTCCTCCACGCCGGAGACCAGCAAGTCGACGTTGCCATCGTGGTCTTCGAGCCACCCGTCTACGCGAACGGCTTCGCCGCCACGGTCGCGCCCGCCAAGGCCTCCAACACCTCCGTCGCCTTGCACGTGCTCCCCCCGCCGGCCCCGCCCTCCGACGACGGCGAGTCTGGCGACGACGCCGAGCCTGACGACCCCTTGGCCCGGATGCTCCGCTTCCTCCGCGCCACGAACGCGCCGCTCCGCGACTTCCTCCATGCGCTGTCGGCGTCGCGCCGCGTGCAGGCGATCGTCCTCGACATGTTCTGCGCCGACGCGCTCGACGTCGCGGCCGAGCTCGGCCTGCCCGCCTACTTCTTCTTCCCCTCGGGCGCCGCCGGCCTCGCCTGCTTCCTCGGCCTCCCCGCCATGCGGGCCAGCGTGGGCACGAGCTTTGCGGCGCTCGGCGAGTCCGCCGTCCTATCGTTCCCGGGCGTTCCTCCGCTGAGAGTCGCGGACCTGGCGCAGGGGCTGGCGGACGACGGCGAGGCGTGCAAGGGCATCATCGGCGTGGCTGCCCGGATGCCGGAGGCCCGCGGGATCCTCATCAACTCCTTTGAGTCGCTGGAGCCGCTCGCGATGCGGGCGCTCAGGGACGGGCTGTGCGTACCGGACCGCCCCACGCCGCCGGTCTACTGCGTCGGGCCGCTGGTCTCGCCCGGCGGCGACACGGACCACGACTGCCTCCGCTGGCTGGACGCGCAGCCGGACCGCAGCGTCGTGTTCCTCTGCTTCGGGAGCCTGGGCACGTTCCCCAAGAAGCAGCTGGAGGAGATCGCCGTGGGTCTGGAGAGGTCCGGGCAGAGGTTCCTCTGGGTCGTGCGGAGCCCTCCCGGCGGACCATCCGCCGACAACGTCGGCGCGCTCCTCCCGGCCGGGTTCCAGGAGCGCACCGAGGACAGGGGGCTCCTCGTCAAGAACTGGGCGCCGCAGGTGGACGTGCTGCGCCATAGGGCGGCCGGCGCGTTCGTCACGCACTGCGGGTGGAACTCGACGCTGGAGGGCGTCGTGGCGGGACTGCCGCTGCTGTGCTGGCCGCTGTACGCGGAGCAGAAGCTGAACAAGGTGCGGATCGTGGAGGCGATGAAGCTAGGGGTGGAGATGAGaagggacgacgacgacgtggtGACGGCTGAAGAGGTGGAGGCTAAGGTTAGGTGGGTCATGGAGGACTCCGACGGCGCGCGGGCGCTCAGgaagcgcgcggcggcggcgagggaccGAGCGGCCGAGGCGCTGGCGGAAGGGGGCCCGTCGCGTGCAGCTTTCCTCGAGTTCCTCAAAGACCTGTTGGCTTCGGAAGGCATGGTTAATGTTTGA
- the LOC136509465 gene encoding B3 domain-containing protein Os12g0592300-like isoform X2 → MVEKGCERCREWQEHYYWEHMDVSKIRFFKRMTGDFAHRISIPEIVKKFSGQIAEGVDMKTPSGETWHVGVAKNEDELFFVSGWEDFVKAHELKENDLLLFTCRGSSSFEVVIFEGGGCEKVSSLLGNRFGPNMWRHFNNMEGKEAECYSLSDSEDTTTPPHQLVESPHNASTSKKSICKRKQQAQSPNSTSDYDVKQQGIHEEDSDDEYTDSKYYYSRTANRLSNDEKRKIISLASIPPDNPAFITVLGMGNVRSRNNFLTIPSQFAADHLEERSQEIILRRPNRKDKWYVRYYYTTAIRSLKGYHLSKFVRENKLREGDICVFELMKGKRRVTMSVHVIKKVNDRFVLVA, encoded by the exons ATGGTTGAGAAGGGGTGTGAGAGGTGCAGGGAGTGGCAGGAGCACTACTACTGGGAGCACATGGATGTGAGCAAGATCCGCTTCTTCAAGCGCATGACAGGAGATTTTGCTCATCGCATT AGCATACCGGAGATTGTGAAGAAATTCAGTGGACAGATCGCCGAAGGTGTTGACATGAAAACACCCAGTGGTGAAACATGGCATGTTGGTGTAGCCAAGAATGAGGATGAGCTATTCTTCGTGTCTGGATGGGAGGATTTTGTCAAGGCTCATGAACTGAAGGAGAATGACCTCCTTCTCTTCACATGCAGAGGCAGCTCTTCCTTTGAGGTGGTCATCTTTGAAGGAGGTGGTTGTGAGAAAGTGTCTTCTCTTCTTGGCAACAGATTTGGTCCTAATATGTGGAGGCATTTCAACAatatggagggcaaggaagctgaGTGTTACTCTCTAAGTGATTCTGAGGATACTACTACACCGCCACATCAGCTGGTTGAATCCCCTCACAATGCTTCTACTTCGAAGAAATCTATTTGCAAGA GGAAACAACAAGCTCAATCTCCAAACAGTACTAGTGACTATGATGTCAAGCAACAAGGAATCCATGAAGAGGATAGTGACGACGAATACACTGACTCCAAGTACTACTACTCGAGGACTGCCAATCGACTGAGCAATGACGAAAAAAGGAAAATAATCAGTTTGGCTTCAATCCCACCGGACAATCCTGCGTTTATTACTGTCCTGGGGATGGGCAATGTTCGCTCTAGGAACAACTTTCTG ACCATTCCCAGCCAATTTGCTGCTGATCATCTTGAGGAGAGATCACAGGAGATCATACTTCGTAGGCCAAACAGGAAAGACAAGTGGTATGTCAGGTACTATTACACGACAGCCATCCGAAGCCTCAAAGGCTACCATTTATCCAAGTTTGTGCGCGAAAACAAGCTTCGCGAGGGTGACATCTGTGTCTTCGAGCTCATGAAAGGCAAAAGGAGGGTTACTATGAGCGTTCATGTCATCAAGAAGGTTAACGACCGGTTTGTTCTGGTAGCATAA
- the LOC136509465 gene encoding B3 domain-containing protein Os12g0592300-like isoform X1, protein MVEKGCERCREWQEHYYWEHMDVSKIRFFKRMTGDFAHRISIPEIVKKFSGQIAEGVDMKTPSGETWHVGVAKNEDELFFVSGWEDFVKAHELKENDLLLFTCRGSSSFEVVIFEGGGCEKVSSLLGNRFGPNMWRHFNNMEGKEAECYSLSDSEDTTTPPHQLVESPHNASTSKKSICKSKPRKQQAQSPNSTSDYDVKQQGIHEEDSDDEYTDSKYYYSRTANRLSNDEKRKIISLASIPPDNPAFITVLGMGNVRSRNNFLTIPSQFAADHLEERSQEIILRRPNRKDKWYVRYYYTTAIRSLKGYHLSKFVRENKLREGDICVFELMKGKRRVTMSVHVIKKVNDRFVLVA, encoded by the exons ATGGTTGAGAAGGGGTGTGAGAGGTGCAGGGAGTGGCAGGAGCACTACTACTGGGAGCACATGGATGTGAGCAAGATCCGCTTCTTCAAGCGCATGACAGGAGATTTTGCTCATCGCATT AGCATACCGGAGATTGTGAAGAAATTCAGTGGACAGATCGCCGAAGGTGTTGACATGAAAACACCCAGTGGTGAAACATGGCATGTTGGTGTAGCCAAGAATGAGGATGAGCTATTCTTCGTGTCTGGATGGGAGGATTTTGTCAAGGCTCATGAACTGAAGGAGAATGACCTCCTTCTCTTCACATGCAGAGGCAGCTCTTCCTTTGAGGTGGTCATCTTTGAAGGAGGTGGTTGTGAGAAAGTGTCTTCTCTTCTTGGCAACAGATTTGGTCCTAATATGTGGAGGCATTTCAACAatatggagggcaaggaagctgaGTGTTACTCTCTAAGTGATTCTGAGGATACTACTACACCGCCACATCAGCTGGTTGAATCCCCTCACAATGCTTCTACTTCGAAGAAATCTATTTGCAAGAGTAAGCCAA GGAAACAACAAGCTCAATCTCCAAACAGTACTAGTGACTATGATGTCAAGCAACAAGGAATCCATGAAGAGGATAGTGACGACGAATACACTGACTCCAAGTACTACTACTCGAGGACTGCCAATCGACTGAGCAATGACGAAAAAAGGAAAATAATCAGTTTGGCTTCAATCCCACCGGACAATCCTGCGTTTATTACTGTCCTGGGGATGGGCAATGTTCGCTCTAGGAACAACTTTCTG ACCATTCCCAGCCAATTTGCTGCTGATCATCTTGAGGAGAGATCACAGGAGATCATACTTCGTAGGCCAAACAGGAAAGACAAGTGGTATGTCAGGTACTATTACACGACAGCCATCCGAAGCCTCAAAGGCTACCATTTATCCAAGTTTGTGCGCGAAAACAAGCTTCGCGAGGGTGACATCTGTGTCTTCGAGCTCATGAAAGGCAAAAGGAGGGTTACTATGAGCGTTCATGTCATCAAGAAGGTTAACGACCGGTTTGTTCTGGTAGCATAA
- the LOC136509465 gene encoding B3 domain-containing protein Os12g0592300-like isoform X3, translating to MKTPSGETWHVGVAKNEDELFFVSGWEDFVKAHELKENDLLLFTCRGSSSFEVVIFEGGGCEKVSSLLGNRFGPNMWRHFNNMEGKEAECYSLSDSEDTTTPPHQLVESPHNASTSKKSICKSKPRKQQAQSPNSTSDYDVKQQGIHEEDSDDEYTDSKYYYSRTANRLSNDEKRKIISLASIPPDNPAFITVLGMGNVRSRNNFLTIPSQFAADHLEERSQEIILRRPNRKDKWYVRYYYTTAIRSLKGYHLSKFVRENKLREGDICVFELMKGKRRVTMSVHVIKKVNDRFVLVA from the exons ATGAAAACACCCAGTGGTGAAACATGGCATGTTGGTGTAGCCAAGAATGAGGATGAGCTATTCTTCGTGTCTGGATGGGAGGATTTTGTCAAGGCTCATGAACTGAAGGAGAATGACCTCCTTCTCTTCACATGCAGAGGCAGCTCTTCCTTTGAGGTGGTCATCTTTGAAGGAGGTGGTTGTGAGAAAGTGTCTTCTCTTCTTGGCAACAGATTTGGTCCTAATATGTGGAGGCATTTCAACAatatggagggcaaggaagctgaGTGTTACTCTCTAAGTGATTCTGAGGATACTACTACACCGCCACATCAGCTGGTTGAATCCCCTCACAATGCTTCTACTTCGAAGAAATCTATTTGCAAGAGTAAGCCAA GGAAACAACAAGCTCAATCTCCAAACAGTACTAGTGACTATGATGTCAAGCAACAAGGAATCCATGAAGAGGATAGTGACGACGAATACACTGACTCCAAGTACTACTACTCGAGGACTGCCAATCGACTGAGCAATGACGAAAAAAGGAAAATAATCAGTTTGGCTTCAATCCCACCGGACAATCCTGCGTTTATTACTGTCCTGGGGATGGGCAATGTTCGCTCTAGGAACAACTTTCTG ACCATTCCCAGCCAATTTGCTGCTGATCATCTTGAGGAGAGATCACAGGAGATCATACTTCGTAGGCCAAACAGGAAAGACAAGTGGTATGTCAGGTACTATTACACGACAGCCATCCGAAGCCTCAAAGGCTACCATTTATCCAAGTTTGTGCGCGAAAACAAGCTTCGCGAGGGTGACATCTGTGTCTTCGAGCTCATGAAAGGCAAAAGGAGGGTTACTATGAGCGTTCATGTCATCAAGAAGGTTAACGACCGGTTTGTTCTGGTAGCATAA
- the LOC136509624 gene encoding pentatricopeptide repeat-containing protein At2g13600-like, producing the protein MPPSRAASWQSSTPAAWDATSLASALKAAAARRSAVHVGPLHAVLLKLGLSASAIHATSLAHLALRSGLPRYARELFDEMPRRDVVSWTSLVTGHAHQGLHRDSLALLRRMVASGVQPNGYSLSGGLLACAGVGRSALAHGKEIHANVVKMSSRGSVDPVVENGVLDMYSRCGSIEYALRVFRVMRVRNTVAWNSMMAALLGSGQAEDALRLFVSMASCGVGADGFSFSIVVDACGELALLKQGMQAHTQVIGGGFEADVVVRNSLVDMYAKCGCVDSAELVFKAVSSNDAVLWTTMISAYGKFGRVRDAVSMFDRMAHLGIKQDGIAYLAVLSACSHGGLVREGWYYFSLMSDGSSSVKMQPEHYGCMADLLCRRGYLEEALEFIENMPFDSSVAAWSALLNSSRIHGNAKLGQFAASCLLKLDPENHSNWVALSSVHASGNDWHETWTIRESMSRECVKKEPGCSWVELCDGVHVFIMADQSHPELFQILQSLDSLKDDILVMPWQVT; encoded by the coding sequence ATGCCACCTTCACGCGCCGCCTCATGGCAGAGCTCAACCCCGGCGGCGTGGGACGCCACGTCCCTCGCCTCGGCCCTGAAGGCGGCGGCCGCCCGTCGCTCCGCGGTCCACGTCGGGCCACTCCACGCCGTGCTCCTCAAGCTCGGCCTCTCCGCCTCAGCTATCCACGCCACCTCCCTGGCGCACCTGGCGCTGCGGAGCGGGCTTCCGCGGTACGCGCGGGAGCTGTTCGACGAGATGCCCCGCCGGGACGTGGTCTCCTGGACGTCCCTCGTCACCGGCCACGCGCACCAGGGGCTACACCGCGACTCCCTCGCGCTGCTCCGGCGCATGGTGGCGTCTGGTGTCCAGCCCAACGGCTACTCCCTGTCCGGTGGACTGCTGGCCTGTGCGGGTGTCGGCCGGAGCGCGCTTGCTCACGGGAAGGAGATCCATGCCAATGTGGTCAAGATGAGCTCTCGTGGATCGGTCGACCCGGTTGTGGAGAATGGGGTTCTTGATATGTACTCGAGGTGCGGAAGCATAGAGTATGCGTTGAGAGTGTTCAGGGTGATGCGTGTCAGGAACACGGTTGCTTGGAACTCGATGATGGCGGCTCTTCTTGGGAGCGGACAGGCTGAGGATGCACTGAGGTTATTTGTTTCCATggcttcttgtggcgttggtgcGGACGGTTTCTCGTTCTCCATAGTCGTGGATGCGTGTGGGGAGCTGGCGCTATTGAAGCAGGGGATGCAGGCGCACACGCAGGTCATTGGTGGTGGATTCGAGGCAGATGTCGTTGTCAGGAACTCCTTGGTGGATATGTATGCAAAGTGTGGTTGTGTTGATTCGGCCGAGCTTGTCTTTAAAGCAGTGTCATCGAATGATGCTGTTCTTTGGACCACAATGATCTCAGCTTATGGCAAGTTTGGTCGAGTACGGGATGCGGTCAGCATGTTTGACAGGATGGCACACTTGGGAATAAAACAAGATGGCATCGCGTATCTTGCGGTTTTGTCAGCTTGTAGCCATGGTGGACTTGTTAGAGAAGGTTGGTACTACTTCAGTTTGATGTCTGATGGTTCGAGCTCAGTTAAGATGCAACCTGAGCACTACGGATGCATGGCGGACCTCCTATGCAGGAGAGGTTACCTAGAAGAAGCTCTTGAATTCATCGAGAATATGCCATTTGACTCGAGCGTTGCTGCTTGGAGCGCGCTACTCAACTCATCTCGAATACATGGGAATGCCAAGTTAGGTCAGTTTGCGGCGTCCTGTTTGCTCAAGCTTGACCCTGAGAACCACAGCAACTGGGTTGCTCTATCAAGTGTGCATGCATCAGGGAATGATTGGCATGAGACCTGGACGATTAGAGAGAGCATGAGCAGAGAGTGTGTGAAGAAAGAGCCGGGGTGTAGCTGGGTTGAGTTGTGTGATGGCGTCCATGTTTTTATAATGGCCGACCAGTCTCATCCTGAATTATTTCAAATATTGCAGAGTCTTGATTCTTTgaaggatgatatattggtgaTGCCTTGGCAAGTTACATAG